The Streptomyces sp. NBC_00335 DNA window CGGGAGCGGTTGCCCTGCTCACCGCCCCGCCCGCCTTCGCCACCGGCTCCCACCCGGGGAAGGGCAAGGCGAGCGCCGTCGTCCTGCGCACCACGCTGGACGTGGGACTGCTCAACAAGACCGTGCACGTCCCGCTGAAGGCGACCCTCAACGAGGTCAGCGCCCCGGAGGAAGCCGCGAAGACGGCGCTGACCGTCACCCTCGACGGGGTCGAGGGCGGAAAGCCGGTGAGCATCCTGCGCGCCGACGTCGCCACCTCCAAGGCCACCGCCGACTCCGACCGCGCCGCGGCGGAGGCCAACCTCGCCAAGGCCCGCGTCCACGTACCGGGACTGCCCCTGCTGTCCCTGATCCAGGTGGAAAAGGTCAGCTCCAAGGCCGTCTGCGAGGCGGGCAAGAAGCCGGTCGCCTCCTCCAACGTCCTGGGCACCGTGACCGTCCTGGGCAAGAAGGTCACCCTCTCGGCGGGCGGCCCCACCAAGGTCGAGGTCCCCAAGGTCGGCCTGGTGAGCCTGGAGCTCTCCGCCATCGAGACCACCTCCACCACGGCCGCCGCGGCCGCGCTGCGGCTCAAGGTGTCGGTGAACCCGCTCGATCTGAACGTCGCCCAGGTCGAGGGGGAGGTCGTGCTCGCCGAGGCCCGCTGCGAGTCCCCCGCCGCCCCCGCCCCCAGCGCCAGTGCTTCGACGCTGCCCGACGTCAAGCCCCAGACGGGCACCACGGGCGGCTCCGGGACCCAGGCCGACCTCGCCGAGACGGGAGGCGGCTCGCTCACCCCGTTCGTGACGGGCGGTGCGCTGCTCCTGCTCGGCTTCGGCGCCGCCGCGCTGATCGTGACCCGGCGCGGCAAGGCCTCGTAAGGCCGGGGCGAGTCCCAAGGGCCGGGCCGGGCGGCCCGGCACCGCGCGCCCTACTTCGTCGCGCGCGTCAGTCCCTGATCCCCGGCGCCGCGTGACATCACGGCCTTGGTGACCTCGCGGTCGGCGGCGGCGTACGTGCTGTCGGCGGTGGAGGCGGTGGCCTCGCAGGAGGTGCAGACGACGCGGAACGGCGGCCGCATGTCCGAGAACTGCGTGAGGTACTCGGCCTTCACCACCTCCCAGCGGCCCGGATGCGCGGCCGCCGGGGCGAAGGTGAAGCGGGGGACCGAGGACATGTTGCCGCGGGCCTTCGCGGCCTCGTAGAAGCTGGCCACCTGGTCGCCCATGCCGTACACCACCCAGGTGCCGTTGACCTTCTCGTACGGCTGCGGCACGTGGTTGTGGGTGCCGAGGATCAGGTCGATGTCGGGGAGGCCGTCCGCCCCGCGCGAGGCGGTCAGCGTCCGGGCCAGGTCGAGTTGCTGCTGGTCCGGGGCCGTCTGCCACTCGGAGCCCCAGTGGACGCTGAGGACGACGACGTTCGCGCCGGCCGCGCGCGCGGCGCGGGCGTCGGCGATGATCCGCGCGGGGTCGATCAGGTTCACGGCCCAGGGCTTGCCGTCGGGGAGCGGGATGCCGTTCGTCCCGTACGTGTAGTCCAGTTGAGCGACCTCGGCCCCGCCGGCTTCGAGCAGGGCCGGGGCCTTGGCCTCCTCGGCGCCGCGGGCCGAGCCGACGTGGCGGATGCCGACGCGGTCGAGGTGGTCGAGGACGCGGACGAGGCCGTCGTACCCGTCGTCCAGGGTGTGGTTCGAGGCGGTCGAGCAGCTGTCGTAGCCGGTGTCCTTGAGGGCGTCGGCCAGTTGGTGCGGTGCCTTGAAGAGGGGGTATCCGGTGTAGGGGCCGCCGGGTCGGCCGTACGGTATCTCGTGGTGGCATATCGCCAGGTCGGCGGAGGAGACGAGGGGCTTGACCCCGGCGAGGATCTTCCGGAAGTCGTAGCCGCCCCGCTCCGCGGAGTCTTCGGCGGCCCGCTGGATGATCGACGGGTACGGGATGATGTCGCCGGTGC harbors:
- a CDS encoding SCO1860 family LAETG-anchored protein is translated as MNSNTFRMPVAALVATGAVALLTAPPAFATGSHPGKGKASAVVLRTTLDVGLLNKTVHVPLKATLNEVSAPEEAAKTALTVTLDGVEGGKPVSILRADVATSKATADSDRAAAEANLAKARVHVPGLPLLSLIQVEKVSSKAVCEAGKKPVASSNVLGTVTVLGKKVTLSAGGPTKVEVPKVGLVSLELSAIETTSTTAAAAALRLKVSVNPLDLNVAQVEGEVVLAEARCESPAAPAPSASASTLPDVKPQTGTTGGSGTQADLAETGGGSLTPFVTGGALLLLGFGAAALIVTRRGKAS
- a CDS encoding CapA family protein: MKAVGRIGAAVAGLAVAGGAAYGVTQVAGRDGGASAEQRLGPKPGAAASPSREASASTGAPAPAQAVPGGKPFTLVGTGDIIPYPSIIQRAAEDSAERGGYDFRKILAGVKPLVSSADLAICHHEIPYGRPGGPYTGYPLFKAPHQLADALKDTGYDSCSTASNHTLDDGYDGLVRVLDHLDRVGIRHVGSARGAEEAKAPALLEAGGAEVAQLDYTYGTNGIPLPDGKPWAVNLIDPARIIADARAARAAGANVVVLSVHWGSEWQTAPDQQQLDLARTLTASRGADGLPDIDLILGTHNHVPQPYEKVNGTWVVYGMGDQVASFYEAAKARGNMSSVPRFTFAPAAAHPGRWEVVKAEYLTQFSDMRPPFRVVCTSCEATASTADSTYAAADREVTKAVMSRGAGDQGLTRATK